TTGCAGCACTTGATATTGGAATTAAAAAGAATATTTTAAGAAACCTGGTGAAGCGTGGAGCTTACGTAAAAGTCTTTCCTTATAATAGTAGTTTTGAAGAAATGTCTTCTTGGAATCCTGATGCTTTCTTTATTTCTAATGGTCCTGGTGATCCAGAACCATTAGTGGATGCAATTACTGCGGTTAAGAAAATGATCCAAACAAATAAACCCCTTTTCGGTATTTGCTTAGGACATCAAGTTTTGGCATTGGCAAACGGAGTTTCTACATACAAAATGCATAATGGGCATAGGGGTATAAATCATCCTATTTTAAACTTAATTACAGGGAAAGGAGAGATTACTTCGCAAAATCATGGCTTTGCCATAAATAGAGAAGAAACAGAAGCTAACAGTAATTTAGAAATCACGCATACACATCTTAATGATAAGACCGTTGCAGGTATTCGTATGAAAGATAAAGATGTATTCTCTGTGCAATATCATCCAGAAGCTAGTCCAGGTCCTCACGATGCAGATTACCTTTTTGATGATTTTTTCAAATTAATTGAGAAAAGTTCAAAACATAACGAAATAGTTTAAATAAACATTAATTAATTGGGAAATCTTGGGTTTAAACAAACCCATTGATTTCCCTGTTTTGTATCTTTACTTTTTTAAACAACTAATAAAAAGATTAAAAATGAGTATTATATTAAATGTTCACGCAAGACAGATTTTAGATTCTAGAGGAAATCCAACTGTTGAAGTAGATGTGGTTACAGAAAATGGTGTAATGGGTAGAGCTGCAGTTCCTTCAGGAGCTTCTACAGGTGAGCATGAAGCTGTTGAACTACGTGATGGTGGCAAAGCGTTCATGGGTAAAGGCGTAAGTAAAGCTGTGGATAACGTAAACAGTATTATTGCAGAAGAAATTTTAGGAATGAATGTTTTTGATCAGAATCTTTTAGATCAAACAATGATTGATTTAGACGGAACACCAAATAAATCCAAATTAGGCGCTAATGCAATTCTTGGTGTTTCACTAGCTGCTGCAAAAGCTGCCGCTAATGAACTGGGTCTTTCGCTTTTTAGATATATCGGTGGGGTAAGTGCAAATACACTACCTGTGCCAATGATGAATATAATTAATGGAGGTTCTCACTCCGATGCGCCAATCGCATTTCAAGAGTTCATGGTAATGCCAGTGAAAGCAAAAAGCTTTACACATGCAATGCAAATGGGTACTGAGATTTTCCATAACCTTAAAAAAGTATTACATGATCGTGGACTTAGCACAGCAGTAGGCGATGAAGGCGGATTTGCACCAAACCTAGCCGGTGGTACTGAAGATGCTTTAGACACTATTGCCAAAGCTGTGAAAAACGCAGGTTATACTTTAGGTGAT
The genomic region above belongs to Maribacter hydrothermalis and contains:
- the carA gene encoding glutamine-hydrolyzing carbamoyl-phosphate synthase small subunit; its protein translation is MKYQAKRKAIILLADGTIFYGKSVGDKKGTAFGEVCFNTGMTGYQEIFTDPSYFGQIMVTTNAHIGNYGVNKDEIESESIKIAGLVCRNFSYEYSRPSADNSLQNFLDENELFAISDVDTRALVSYIRDNGAMNAVISTNIENIDELKKQLSEVPSMEGLELASKVSTKEPYFVGDDNATFKIAALDIGIKKNILRNLVKRGAYVKVFPYNSSFEEMSSWNPDAFFISNGPGDPEPLVDAITAVKKMIQTNKPLFGICLGHQVLALANGVSTYKMHNGHRGINHPILNLITGKGEITSQNHGFAINREETEANSNLEITHTHLNDKTVAGIRMKDKDVFSVQYHPEASPGPHDADYLFDDFFKLIEKSSKHNEIV
- the eno gene encoding phosphopyruvate hydratase; translated protein: MSIILNVHARQILDSRGNPTVEVDVVTENGVMGRAAVPSGASTGEHEAVELRDGGKAFMGKGVSKAVDNVNSIIAEEILGMNVFDQNLLDQTMIDLDGTPNKSKLGANAILGVSLAAAKAAANELGLSLFRYIGGVSANTLPVPMMNIINGGSHSDAPIAFQEFMVMPVKAKSFTHAMQMGTEIFHNLKKVLHDRGLSTAVGDEGGFAPNLAGGTEDALDTIAKAVKNAGYTLGDDVMIALDCAAAEFFVDGKYDYTKFEGETGVIRTSEEQAQYLADLSAKYPIISIEDGMDENDWDGWKSLTDKIGDKVQLVGDDLFVTNVERLATGIERGIANSILIKVNQIGTLTETIAAVNMAKNAGYTSVMSHRSGETEDNTIADLAVALNTGQIKTGSASRSDRMAKYNQLLRIEEELGSTAYYPQKKAFKIG